Genomic DNA from Longimicrobium terrae:
GTACGACAAAGGCGGGCAATGCCCCCGAGAACCTCAGTCTGCTACGGAGCCTTGCCCTGACCCTGTACCGCCTTTCCGGGGAGTACTCTATCAAGCGTGCCCTGCGGCGCTTCGCCCATGACCTCCCTCGCCTCATCCAACTCCTAGTATGAAACAGCCCTGGGGGTCGGGGGAGGGGCCCCAAGCCGGCGACGAGACAGTCTGTCCGATCCGCAATCGCACTGACGCACTCACGCACCCAGCACTCACGCACTTTCGCACTTTA
This window encodes:
- a CDS encoding ISAs1 family transposase, with product KPYHETVFYISSHTASAEAFARIVRGHWQVENGLHWVKDVVQGDDACTTKAGNAPENLSLLRSLALTLYRLSGEYSIKRALRRFAHDLPRLIQLLV